CTACTCCGTAACTGATTTCCTTTTCTGGTTGTATTACATTTTGTTGCTGTAAATCGCAACAGTTTTCAGCCGTCAGCAGGAAGCGGCCTTCTCTTAGTCGTCTAACACAGTTCAGTTGGTCAGCACTTTTTCCCCAATTGCAGAGCTATTATTTTCATTAGCAAGACAAGAAGATAATGAATGGATCATGTACTTGTACTTTTGCAGCACAATGGCCTGGGTGCTTCTTTCGCTTAGCCTTTGAagcgatttttttttaaactttttcagTTTATTATTCTGCAATACATTCTAGATGTAAATCctaatatatctttattatcAATCACTCAACCAAAACCTGCCAGGCTTCACTTCCCTCACGTTACAATTGGGTCCCACCCCCAGCCGGCATGCAAAGAAGAAAGATGTACGCATCACAATAACGCTACTCGAtcgaaagtctaaatttaattcgCGGGTGAAGAACATGGCCACCACATTtgtctaaacttttttttttttttttcgcttattTGATTCTAGAAATGATCTTTTGATGATGCAATTCGATTACTCAAGAGTAtggtttgattattttttcaCCTACAGCTTTTGGGAAAAGATTGTTATGATATAGATATCGCCTTGGACAACATGTTGGGCCGAGATTTCTGTGAAAAAGTCAAGGAGTACCTCAAATTTGTAGGCCAAGAACAACAAGGAATTGGTGTTATAAAGTGATATGCCATCTTTCTCTTGCTGTTATTTTTGATCTGAATGATTATGCACGTCATAATGTATCTGTTATCGTGTACTTGCTATAtgaaatatacatatttttctatattaagaAATCAATAAACCTGATACGTTTTGAATAATGGGTGTTGATTTATATTAGTGATGCAGTGTTGCAGCCGGTGGCACTACAACAAATAAGATTTGTTCCAGCAGTTTTTTAGCCAGCAGTTAAGCTAACTGCTGCTAAAACTATATTATAccagtattttttatttttctgtaacATTTAGTAACCCGCTGATATAgtagtaaaaatttttaattgtataaataaaaatgtttgAAAAGCCATTGATCTCTGTATGAATATACTAATTaattccatctctctctctccccctttccttttttttttttttgggaaaacttcaaaaacccccctgtggtttccaaacttctcactttaataccctgtggtttaaagtgtatcaatttgcccccctgtggttttatttgtatcttttctatagcttttttcttaatatttcgttaaattatatgctaaaaaacatcagatatccatctagatttactgaatatattaatttagtaccctttaattttaattttgtcactgatttgaaaaaaaaataataaaattgataaaaaaaagagaaaaaaaaatcacaggggggcaaattggtATAGGCAAATTGGTACATTTTAAAcgacatggtactaaagtgtgagaaagttggaaaccactgtgggtttttgaagttatccctttttttttcaaatcggAGCTTCTCCACGCACCGCGAGCTTcgagctctctctctcgatctctctccctttcctttttttttttttttttttttttccacgagctcgagctcgagctGCTCGAGATTGGGATTTTCGGAGATTTCGCACTCAATCGCCTTCTCCGGGCGATTTCTCACTTGGATCTACACACGATTCCACGATCGGGAGTGAGTGAGCTattgatttttctttcatttttggcTTTGATTTCGCAGTGTTAGTGTAATTTGATCTCGAATAGCTTCTCAATTAAGCCGAAGTGTTCCTAATCGGGGGTTTTAGGAGTTAATTTTTGGATGCGCTTGCGATTTGTGGGAGATATTATCCAGTTTTCTGACAATGTTCGATCATCTACATGCTCAtctcttttaaatttgtttcGAAACCGAAATTTAGGCCTCTTTTGTGCTTCATTAACACTGATTGATTAAGCTGTGCGAGATTATTTAGGTTTCAAGAACGTTTTTACTTGTGAATCTCCATTGCTCTGATGACATTTACCTTTCTATAGGGAAGTGTACTAAATCTCCATTGCTCTGATGACATGTTTGCTCTGATTATGTTTTAGGTCCTTTGGGTTTTCTATGGATTCCAACATGCTATCAATAATTATATTCCTtgtgattaaaaatatttttgaagttgaGAGGGTTTCCTAATTAGCTTTGCTTGTGGTGTACATGGTTTGTGGAGTCCTTGTTTAAGCTGTTGTGCCAGTAGAGCTCTTACATGAACTGTTATTTTGTGTTTGTTGTCCAATGAATTGTCTTGTGGacaatatatatgatattagaCCTAGCATcgacagtaaaaaaaaaagaagagtaaataaataaataaataaataaataaatatatatatatatatatatatatatatatatatatatatatatatatatatatatatatatatatatatatataNNNNNNNNNNNNNNNNNNNNNNNNNNNNNNNNNNttttcttttatttacttatttcatCAAAATACGTCTTTCTCGatgaaaaaagggaaagaaatttGATCATGATTAAGTTGATCAAGTTTTACTTGCATAACTATTATGTTTGCGGATTTTAATTGCAGAGTTCCTCGCAAAGAAATGCGGTGTGTCTGCAGAAAGAGCTCGCTCGCTCCGCGTCGAGCACTTCCGCAACTACGGCAGTTCCCTCGCAGGCCTCATTGTACTCATCTTTCTTAATCTCTTTCACAATTTTATTAAACGAATCACGCGGATACCCAATCCATTTTATTCGAGAACTATTCCTagtaattaagtttggattttgAATGATCGATCAAACAGGCACTCGGTTACGACGTTCATCCAGATGAGTATCATAGGTTCGAACAAGcccctttttcatttttactgTAAAACGCAGAGTGATTTTATGTACGTTCCACTAAAAAAATACAACCGAACAAGATCGAATTACAATaaattgtatttaaattttaactctgtttgttctaaatttctaatttctattctatataTCTCGGTTGTTGAATTGTAGCTACGTGCACGGAAACTTACCGTACGAGCAAATTGCACCAGATCCACAGTTAGTAAAGTTACTGAGGAGTATTCCTCAACCCAAAATAGTAAGTATTTAATAAtaaagggcaattgcttatatatttctgaaaaattttcgattttTCGATTTATCCcccttagaaggctaatattgaaaatactctttcTACGTTTCAATCTATTTCTAACATActcttagagttaaaatctgctAATAAAATCTATTATCTcgataaaattactattttgccctttcaaatatatccttccactattactgtctttcttatttgcccttacagtcaggggcacaaaaagttttttgacttttggtcttttctaatatacccctctaccatcactaatatttcttatttgttcttaagttaacggcaaaattgacattttaattttttttaactgtggtagatatttaactcacgtttaactcaagttaacttaacaggagaaaCTGCAGGGGTATTTTGTAATAATGGTGAAACATATGAggagtattttagaaaaaaaaaaaaagagtaaatcggatattttcaaacgtatgagagtcatataggcaattattcctaataataaattgtaaaattttttaggtTTCAAAATATTTGTTCTTATTTTTCTGACAACTTGAGCGACATGTTGGTGGCGATTCTTGTTTCAGTTATTTACGAATTCAGATCAGGCGCATGTGCAAAAAGTGCTAAAAAGACTAGGCATCGACGAGGACTGCTTTCAGGGGATCGTGTGCTTCGAGACGTTGAACCGCCATCTCTTCCAGGAGGTCAAAGGGGACGCAACTGCGGCTTCTGCAAAAGTGACTTTAAAGCCGTCGGCTGCCGCCATAGAAGCAGCCGTCGGCTTTACTGGTTTCGATCCCCGTCGTACTGTAAGGCATTATTAAactatttcatttttcttttcgaGTTTTAGGAACATTAATTGCGTTGATATTTCGTATACCATTATTTCAATAATGTAACTTAATTCACAcgttttttatctaaataatctagtcgctggttttttttttctctaaaaggactctatatttttcaacattaagaaaaatataatgcCGACCATCTGAGGGGTGGTACTGAAGTTTTTAAGTTGGAAATCTaactactttatatttttaactaaatttattttttaaaaaataaataaaataggtaaacataaaatttaatctcagtaatttatagtaaaatattttttattttacaaattttatttttttgggatatTATCAGCTGTTCGTGGATGATAACGAGAGGAACATCGCCGCAGGAAAAGCCGTAGGGCTTATAACCGCACTGGTAATGAAATTTGGAAATTCCACCTCCTCTTATATATTAACCAATCTCTCGCTCCCTATTGGTTGTACATCacatcaaaaacataaaatttttttattataaatcaaaaggaaaaaaaaaaattgaattgttcTATGGTTTCTATTTCACCAATGATGTTCAATTCATCTAAGATGAGAATTCGAATTAGTTTTGAAGTTTGAATTAGTTCCCTTCAAGGATGGTGCatctcccaaaaaaaataaaataaaataaaataaaataaagataacaCATTTTCAATTTgccactttttttatttaaagagttgtacttaattattttataaatttatttttgtttcaacatgaaaaaatattataaaataaaatagcaagAAAATACATTTATAAATCACGAGATGGTAAAGtggaattaatatatttgtatcgtctgtgatttgaaaaaaaaaaatattactttttaatGTTGTTTGATCATGATCATAGGTTCTatgtgaaacaaaaataaaatcgtaAGGTAGtgtttaatataattttctgAAACATATGgcggtaaaataaaaatttcccAAAACAAGAGGGCGCCACAAATTGAAGTTTAGGCAAAATTTTGCTCAC
This DNA window, taken from Ananas comosus cultivar F153 linkage group 21, ASM154086v1, whole genome shotgun sequence, encodes the following:
- the LOC109726325 gene encoding uncharacterized protein LOC109726325 — encoded protein: CLRILIAEFLAKKCGVSAERARSLRVEHFRNYGSSLAGLIALGYDVHPDEYHSYVHGNLPYEQIAPDPQLVKLLRSIPQPKILFTNSDQAHVQKVLKRLGIDEDCFQGIVCFETLNRHLFQEVKGDATAASAKVTLKPSAAAIEAAVGFTGFDPRRTLFVDDNERNIAAGKAVGLITALIGKRAKTNEADYLLNNIHDLGRVVPQMGLRGVLKEEEKEKEEGVDKMRSELGSIRPPPTPIQA